GGTACTGGGGCTCGAACAGCCCGGCCAGGGTTTCGTAGGAGACCTGGTCGACCTTCTCGACGACGTTCGAGGTCCGGAAGCCGTCGAAGAAGTGGAGGAAGGGGATCTTGGTCCGCAGGGCGGCCAGGTGGGCCACGATGGTCAGGTCCTGGGCCTCCTGGACCGAGCCCGCGCAGGTCATGGCGAAGCCGGTGTTGCGGGCGGCCATGACGTCGCTGTGGTCGCCGAAGATCGACAGCGACTGGCAGGCCAGGGAGCGGGCCGAGACCAGGAAGACCGTCGGCAGCATCTCGCCGGCGATCTTGTGCATGTTGGGCAGCATCAGCATCAGGCCCTGCGACGCGGTGAACGTCGTGGTCAGGGCGCCGGCCGAGAGCGAGCCGTGGACCGCGCCGGAGGCGCCGCCCTCGGACTGCATCTCGACGACATCAACTTTCTGGCCCCAGATGTTCTTGCGGCCGGCGGCCGACCACTCGTCGGCCAGTTCGCCCATCGTCGAGGACGGGGTGATCGGATAGATGGCCGCGACTTCGGAATACGCGTAAGCAACATGCGTCGCCGCGGTATTTCCGTCGATCGTCTTGAAATTTTTCTTCATCGGACACTCCTCTTTGGCGCCGCGCGCGGCGGCGTCGGAAATTTATTGGGAAAAAAGCTAGTCTTTCATCTCCGTCCGGCCTTCCAGAGCCTTGCGCATCGTGACCTGGTCGGCGTAGTCGATGTCCGAGCCGACCGGCAGGCCCATGGCCAGCCGGGTCATCTTGAGCGGCAGGTGACAGAGCATCCGGACCAGAAAGTGGGCGGTCGCCTCGCCGTCCGCGGTCGGATTGGTGGCAATGATGACTTCCCGGACGCCGCTTCCCGAAAGGCGCTTGACCAGCTTGTCCAGCTTGAGGTCCTCGGGGCCGACCCCTTTCATGGGCGCCAGTGTCCCCAGCAGGACGTGGTAGCGTCCGTGGAAAACTCCCGTCTTCTCGATCGTCCCGATGTTGAAGGGCTCTTCGACGATGCAGAGCGCGTCGTCCGCACGCGACGGATCGGAGCAGAAGGCGCACGGGTCGACGTGGGTGATGTTGTTGCAGACGGAGCAGGGGAACAGGCTTTTCTTGACCTCGCGGATGCTCTCGGCCAGGGCTTCCGCCTCGGCCGCCGGCTGGGCCAGGATGTGGAAGGCGATGCGCTGGGCGGTCTTGGCCCCGATGCTGGGAATCCGCCGCAGCTCTTCGATCAGGCGGTTCAGCGGCTGGGCGGCTTCCGTCATCAGGACATCCCCGGGATTTTAAGCCCCGCACCCATGGCCCCCATCTTCTGCGACATCTGATCGTCGACCTTGGCCGCGGCGTCGTTGAAGGCGGCCACGATGAGGTCCTGGAGCATGTCGACGTCGTCCTTGTTGACAACCTCGGGGTCGAGCTTGAGGGACATCAGGTTTTTCTGGCCGTCCACGGTCAGGACGACCATGCCGCCTCCGCTTGTTCCCTCAACCCGCATTTCGGCCATCTCCTTCTGCATCCGCTCCTGCATCTCCTTGGCCGTCTTGAGCATTTTATTGAGGTCGCCGATGCCTTTCATCATGTCAGGTCTCCTCGTCCGGCAGCTTGGGCTTGTTGTCCACGGACACGATGCGGGCCTTGAACTTGTCCATGAACAGGCGCAGGGAAGGGTCCTTGAGGGCCGCCTCCCGGTCGGAATCGCGGCCGGGCGCGGGGGCCGCCGGTTCGGCGGTCCGGGCGGGCGGGCGGGGCTCCGCGGCGGGGATCGCGCGCGGCGCGGGCGGCTCGGGCCGCGGCCCGGCCGGCGCGGGGCCGGTCCGGATCGTCGCCGTGGGGATCGGGGTCATCCGCGGGGCCGGCCGAGGAGAATCCGCGGCCGGGTTCCGGCGCGGACCGGTCCCCCCGTCCCCGCTTCCCGCCTTGAGGATCTCGATCTCCCGCAGGATGTCCTGCACGGCGACGAGCCGGCGGAAGTGGCAGAGACGGACCATGACGGTCTCGAAATAAATCTGGGGATGGGAAGCGAACTTGAGTCCGCCCTCGGCCGCCTGCAGGGCCTGCAGGCGCCGCAGCCATTCCTCGGGGGGCGCCTTCTCGGCCTCGGCTTTAAGCCGGACCATGTCTTCGGCGGCGACAAGCAGGAGGTCCTGGGCCGCTTCGACCGTGCGCACTAAAAGCAGGTTTCGGAAGTGCTGGACCAGCTCCTTGTAAAAGAAGCGCAAGTCGTGGCCCGCCTCGACCGCCTTCTCGGTCAGTCCGAAGACCAGGTCCGCCCTCCCGTCCTGCACGGCCGCGGAGAAGGCGAACAGAAGGTCGCGGCTGACGACTCCCAGGATCTCCTTGATCTCGGCGTCGCCGATCGTCTCGCCGCAGAAAGCCACCGCCTGGTCCAGCAGGCTCTGGGCGTCGCGGATGGACCCCTCCGAAGCTTCGGCGATCAGCCCCAGGCCGTAGGGCGTGACGGTCAGGCCCTCCTTGCCGGCGATGACGTTAAGGTGGTTGACGATCTCGCGGTGGGAAACCCGCTTGAACTCGAAGTGCTGACAGCGGGAAACGATGGTAGCCGGGACTTTGTGGAACTCGGTCGTGGCAAAGATGAAGACCGTCTGTGGAGGAGGCTCCTCGAGCGTTTTAAGAAGGGCTTGAAAAGCAGGTCCTGTTATCTGATGGAACTCGTCAATATAAATGACTTTAGTCCGGCTATGCATGGCCTTGTAGCGGACCGAGTCGCGGAGCGAGCGGATGTCATCGATGCCACGTGTTGAGGCTCCGTCGATCTCCAGGACGTCCAGGGAGCGGTCCTCATCGATCTCGCGGCAGCTCTCGCAGACGTTGCAGGGGGTCGGGGTCGGCCCCTTCTCGCAGTTGAGGGCCTTGGCCAGGATGCGGGCGGCGGTCGTCTTGCCGACGCCGCGCATGCCGGAAAAGATATAAGCTTGGGCTATCCTGTTATTAGCAAGGGCGTTCTGCAGAGTGCGAACGACGGCCTTCTGGCCGATCATCTCCTCGAACGTCTTCGGCCGGTACTTGCGGGCGTAAACCAAGTATTGCATGAGCCTGTTGATTCCCTCGGGACAGGGCGATCCGTCTGTTCCGGGACGCTATAGATTATCACAGGTCCGCGGGCGGCCGCAAAGACATTTTCGGCCTGGAGTCCGCCGCCCGGACCCGCTATAATTCGGCTGAGAACACATCCCCATGGCCCTATCGATCGAACGGCCCTTGCCTCCCGCCAAGGCCGGGAATCGGATCTGGGAGATCGACTTTCTGCGCGGCGTCGCCATCCTCCTGATGGTGGCCTATCACTTCGGCTACGACCTGGTCGAGCTGGCCGGGGTCCGCACGGTTCTGGGAATCCGGGTCAACCTTCAATCCCCTCCGTTTCAGTTCCTGGTCAGCTTCTTCGCCGGGCTCTTCGTGGCCCTTTGCGGGATCAGCGGAACCTTGACCCGCTCCAATATCCGCCGGGGGCTCAAGCTGCTGGCGGTGGCCCTGCTGGTCACCGCGGCCAGCTTCGTCTTCAACCGCGAGGAAACGATCTTCTTCGGCATCCTCCATTGCCTCGGAGTGAGCCTCCTGCTCTACGGCCTGATCCTGGAACGGGCCAAGCCCCTGACCTGCCTGGCGGCGGCCGGCTTTATCTTCGGCCTCACGATCACTGTCCCGTTGGCCCTCAAAAACGTGCCTATCCGGTTTGACTGGCTCCTGCCCTTCGGCGTCTTCAGCGACACCTTCTCGTCGTTCGACTATTTCCCCCTCCTCCCCTGGTTCGGCGTGTTCCTGGTCGGGGCCGCGGCCGGCAAGGCATTCTATAGCCCGAGGCAAAGCCTCTTGCCGCCCCTGTCTCCCGTTCCGCTAGTCAACATTGCGGGCCGCTATTCGCTGTGGATTTACGTCATCCACCAGCCGGTTCTTCTTGGATTGTTCACCCTCCTCGGGCTGATTAAATGAACCGCACCGGCCGGACTTATCCCCTCCTTGAAATCCACGGTGCCGTGCTCCTTTTCGGGCTGGCTGGCTTGTTCGGCAAGTGGCTGGCCGTTTCCCCCCTGATCATCGTCCTGGGCCGGGTCGTCTTCGCCAGCCTGGCCTTGGGGCTCGTCCTGCTCGTCCGGGGC
This sequence is a window from Candidatus Aminicenantes bacterium. Protein-coding genes within it:
- the recR gene encoding recombination mediator RecR, yielding MTEAAQPLNRLIEELRRIPSIGAKTAQRIAFHILAQPAAEAEALAESIREVKKSLFPCSVCNNITHVDPCAFCSDPSRADDALCIVEEPFNIGTIEKTGVFHGRYHVLLGTLAPMKGVGPEDLKLDKLVKRLSGSGVREVIIATNPTADGEATAHFLVRMLCHLPLKMTRLAMGLPVGSDIDYADQVTMRKALEGRTEMKD
- a CDS encoding YbaB/EbfC family nucleoid-associated protein, which translates into the protein MKGIGDLNKMLKTAKEMQERMQKEMAEMRVEGTSGGGMVVLTVDGQKNLMSLKLDPEVVNKDDVDMLQDLIVAAFNDAAAKVDDQMSQKMGAMGAGLKIPGMS
- the dnaX gene encoding DNA polymerase III subunit gamma/tau; translation: MQYLVYARKYRPKTFEEMIGQKAVVRTLQNALANNRIAQAYIFSGMRGVGKTTAARILAKALNCEKGPTPTPCNVCESCREIDEDRSLDVLEIDGASTRGIDDIRSLRDSVRYKAMHSRTKVIYIDEFHQITGPAFQALLKTLEEPPPQTVFIFATTEFHKVPATIVSRCQHFEFKRVSHREIVNHLNVIAGKEGLTVTPYGLGLIAEASEGSIRDAQSLLDQAVAFCGETIGDAEIKEILGVVSRDLLFAFSAAVQDGRADLVFGLTEKAVEAGHDLRFFYKELVQHFRNLLLVRTVEAAQDLLLVAAEDMVRLKAEAEKAPPEEWLRRLQALQAAEGGLKFASHPQIYFETVMVRLCHFRRLVAVQDILREIEILKAGSGDGGTGPRRNPAADSPRPAPRMTPIPTATIRTGPAPAGPRPEPPAPRAIPAAEPRPPARTAEPAAPAPGRDSDREAALKDPSLRLFMDKFKARIVSVDNKPKLPDEET
- a CDS encoding heparan-alpha-glucosaminide N-acetyltransferase, giving the protein MALSIERPLPPAKAGNRIWEIDFLRGVAILLMVAYHFGYDLVELAGVRTVLGIRVNLQSPPFQFLVSFFAGLFVALCGISGTLTRSNIRRGLKLLAVALLVTAASFVFNREETIFFGILHCLGVSLLLYGLILERAKPLTCLAAAGFIFGLTITVPLALKNVPIRFDWLLPFGVFSDTFSSFDYFPLLPWFGVFLVGAAAGKAFYSPRQSLLPPLSPVPLVNIAGRYSLWIYVIHQPVLLGLFTLLGLIK